One Strigops habroptila isolate Jane chromosome 19, bStrHab1.2.pri, whole genome shotgun sequence genomic window carries:
- the SRCIN1 gene encoding SRC kinase signaling inhibitor 1 isoform X6, translating into MGNTPSQDPERTSTHMISADDAEYPREYRTLGNGTRRFSNVGLVHTSERRHTVIAAQSLEALTGLQKSEMERKRDAFMDHLKNKYPQHALALRGQQERMRDQQPNYWSFKTRSSRHSQSSQPGLADQAKLSFASAESLETMSEAELPLGFNRMNRFRQSLPLSRSTSQTKLRSPGVLFLQFGDETRRVHITHEISSMDTLHALIVHMFPQKLTMGMLKSPNTAILIKDESRNVFYELEDVRDIQDRSIIKIYRKEPLYASFPASHITNGDLRREMVYTSRESSPTRRLNNMSPASHLTSGSPPPVLQSSSPSRSRMSYSGGRPPSYAGSPVHHSERLSNLPPAQGVSPSPSAILERRDVKPDEDLAGKNVVLMKNEGLYADPYGMVHEGRLSITSTQSLAGMGDPFGYSGGLYKRGSVRSLSTYSAAALQTELEDNLYKPNAPMYGDTYGPGLGFRMPPSSPQKMADGRLVDVQPGQSPHSPYSGPPSRSSPVRQSFRKDSCSSVFMESPVNKPRNPSSSGPPELFPGPGDRPLSGFGSPGPAKDTETRERMEAMEKQIASLTGLVQSALLRGSEAETPSEKTEATNGGTPPSASTSRSSMGTPVPAPPPPSATSTPAGQPTAITRLHMQLHLHDLQQNASDLRNQLQQLKKLQLQNQEMVKTMLRRTETEISVRVTDTMRKHEDPLQRQRSLVEEERLRYLNEEELITQQLNDLEKCVEKIQKDLAHNHRLIPVQELEEKAVVLKQLGETLTDLKAQFPSLQSKMRVVLRVEVEAVKFLKEEPNRLDGLLKRCKTVTDTLAQIRRQVDEGVWTSPSNLSQSPKKVAPETDFSKGLDLEMPTSPPVSLHHLTAATETLGMPSFGHSPPQTQTHPSKSNNPSRAPEMVPAKTQTGPETPSKKSADKAVSVEAAERDWEEKRAALTQYSAKDINRLLEETQAELMKAIPDLEFAAKHKQATGSGSTASTPEHKPSKPQHTPKSGGKGDPNGRRGSDELTVPRYRTEKPSKSPPPPPPRRSFPSSHGLTTTRSGEVIVTSKKEPGFIKKAESEELETQKPQVKLRRTVSEVVRPASTPPIIASAIKDDDDEDRIIAELEVFQRSSASPFLPKLRYDAAVSPGHADLWPNGASIEGWKEPGSRAFSLPQIVLTQCVSEPPSPEAEAEVWVATGCSEHRDPAGPAGTGGVGSKCHVSPGISGPGDPPGSALQPLSSPSKSIQAHPMDGAGEARRFPLAASKILPFSRHKMSCPMVGEGGDVALNASSTQEGSSKTSYRGSLAAHPQGEAMGPGAGEAALPSTSACIRRPGAVPQHPSDGNPQVGAGQSKQGTSFPPGGSAWREDGAPAPACPVPHPGASPSRDPAPWGSGQSQAEHPKEPFSRPSHVTASPGRGGTEDAGVGRKAAEGLCKGQLSPRCSMTPCSKEIYEGTYQRLDSLEETIRELEITISEISSHPAVEFVFPKELLRPAGSKDAGEETKEGLGDLKHSSCDDGTILDLSQARDDAPGSLSPSKTKPHLLPKPQSGGVSIPAMKVVNPASRLKQSQQGSPDKSKHIKQRMEYMRIQGQQQAARPSKEASETSPTVSEKPASGRTSIPVLTSFGARNSSISF; encoded by the exons ACAAGGAGCTCCCGGCACTCCCAGagctcccagcctggcttgGCCGATCAAGCCAAACTCTCCTTCGCCTCGGCCGAATCCCTGGAAACCATGTCGGAAGCGGAGCTGCCCCTGGGGTTCAACAGGATGAACCGGTTCCGGCAGAGCTTGCCCTTGTCCCGCTCCACCAGCCAGACAAAGCTGCGATCACCAG gggtccttttcctgcagtttggGGACGAGACGAGGCGCGTCCACATCACCCACGAGATCAGCAGCATGGACACCCTGCACGCCCTCATTGTCCACATGTTCCCCCAGAAGCTCACCATGGGGATGCTGAAGTCTCCCAACACAGCCATCCTCATCAAGGACGAGTCGCGCAACGTCTTCTACGAGCTGGAGGATGTCCG TGACATCCAGGACAGAAGTATCATTAAGATCTATCGGAAAGAGCCTCTCTATGCTTCGTTCCCAGCCTCACACATCACCAACGGTGACTTGAGG CGGGAGATGGTGTACACCTCCAGGGAATCATCTCCCACCCGCCGGCTCAACAACATGTCCCCGGCTTCCCACCTCACCTCGGGCTCCCCTCCGCCGGTGCTCCAGTCCTCCTCTCCATCCCGCTCCCGCATGTCCTACAGCGGCGGCCGCCCGCCCTCCTACGCCGGCAGCCCCGTCCATCACAGCGAGCGTCTCTCCAACCTGCCACCGGCCCAGGGCGTCTCACCCAGCCCCAGCGCCATCCTGGAGCGCCGGGATGTGAAACCGGACGAGGACTTAGCCGGGAAGAATGTGGTGCTGATGAAGAACGAAGGGCTGTACGCTGATCCCTACGGCATGGTGCACGAGGGCCGGCTCAGCATCACCTCCACGCAGTCGTTGGCTGGCATGGGAGACCCTTTTGGCTACTCAGGGGGGCTGTACAAGCGCGGCTCCGTCCGTTCCCTCAGCACCTACTCAGCGGCCGCCCTGCAGACGGAGCTGGAGGACAACCTCTACAAGCCCAATGCACCCATGTACGGCGACACGTACGGACCCGGCCTGGGTTTCCGTATGCCCCCGTCCTCCCCGCAGAAGATGGCTGATGGGCGGCTGGTGGATGTGCAGCCGGGGCAGAGCCCGCACAGCCCCTACTCGGGACCCCCCAGCCGCTCCTCGCCTGTCCGTCAGTCCTTCCGCAAGGATTCCTGCTCCTCTGTCTTCATGGAGAGCCCTGTCAACAAGCCACGTAACCCCAGCTCCTCCGGCCCTCCGGAGCTGTTTCCTGGCCCTGGGGATCGCCCGCTTTCAGGGTTTGGCTCCCCTGGACCAGCTAAAGACACGGAAACAAG ggagcgGATGGAAGCGATGGAGAAGCAGATCGCCAGCCTGACAGGGCTGGTGCAGAGCGCGCTGCTCCGCGGCTCCGAGGCTGAGACCCCCAG TGAGAAGACAGAAGCCACCAATGGCGGGACCCCCCCATCAGCGT CGACCAGCCGCAGCAGCATGGGGACACCGGTGCCCGCACCACCGCCACCCTCCGCCACCAGCACACCCGCGGGGCAGCCCACTGCCATCACCCGCTTGCACATGCAGCTGCACCTCCACGACCTGCAGCAGAACGCCAGCGACCTCCGcaaccagctgcagcagctcaagAAGCTGCAG ctgcagaaccaGGAGATGGTGAAGACGATGCTGCGGCGGACGGAGACGGAGATCAGCGTGCGGGTGACGGACACCATGCGCAAGCACGAGGACCCGCTGCAGCGCCAGCGCAGCTTGGTGGAAGAGGAACGGCTCCGCTACCTCAACGAGGAGGAGCTCATCACCCAGCAGCTCAA TGACCTGGAGAAGTGTGTGGAGAAGATCCAGAAGGATTTGGCCCACAACCACCGGCTCATCCctgtgcaggagctggaggagaaggcagTGGTGCTCAAGCAGCTGGGGGAGACGCTGACAGACCTGAAGG CCCAGTTCCCCAGCCTGCAGAGCAAGATGCGGGTGGTGCTGCGGGTGGAGGTGGAAGCTGTCAAGTTCCTCAAGGAGGAGCCGAACCGCCTCGATGGGCTGCTCAAGCGCTGCAAGACGGTGACGGACACCCTCGCCCAGATCCGTAG GCAAGTGGATGAGGGCGTGTGGACGTCCCCCAGCAACCTCAGCCAGTCCCCTAAGAAGGTGGCCCCCGAGACAGACTTCAGCAAAGGGCTGGATTTGGAGATGCCCACGAGCCCCCCGGTGAGCCTCCACCATCTGACAGCGGCCACCGAGACCCTGGGCATGCCCAGCTTCGGGCAcagccccccccaaacccaaacccatcccTCCAAGAGTAACAACCCTTCCCGAGCTCCGGAGATGGTGCCAGCCAAGACCCAGACGGGCCCCGAGACCCCCAGCAAGAAAAGTGCTGACAAAGCTGTATCCGTGGAG GCTGCCGAGCGGGACTGGGAGGAGAAGCGGGCAGCGCTGACCCAGTACAGCGCCAAGGACATCAACCGCCTCCTGGAGGAGACCCAAGCCGAGCTGATGAAGGCTATTCCCGACCTGGAATTCGCTGCCAAGCACAAGCAAGCCACAGGCAGCGGCAGCACCGCATCCACCCCCGAGCACAAACCCTCCAAGCCGCAGCATACACCGAAATCGGGGGGCAAAGGAGACCCCAACGGCCGCAGGGGCTCAG ACGAACTGACGGTGCCGCGGTACCGGACCGAGAAACCTTCCAAATCGCCACCGCCTCCCCCTCCACGCCGGAGCTTCCCCTCGTCCCACGGGCTGACCACAACCCGCAGCGGCGAAGTCATCGTCACCAGCAAGAAAGAGCCCGGGTTTATAAAG AAGGCCGAATCAGAGGAGCTGGAAACCCAGAAGCCGCAGGTGAAGCTGAGACGGACGGTGTCGGAGGTGGTGAGACCTGCGTCCACCCCTCCCATCATCGCCTCTGCCATCAAAGACGACGACGACGAGGACCGCATCATTGCGGAGCTGGAG GTCTTTCAGAGAAGCTCtgcctcccctttcctccccaagCTCCGTTACGATGCTGCCGTCTCCCCTGGGCACGCAGACTTGTGGCCCAACGGAGCCTCCATTGAAGGATGGAAG GAGCCGGGGAGCAGGGCCTTCTCGCTCCCACAGATCGTGCTCACCCAATGCGTGTCTGAACCACCGTCCCCCGAAGCCGAAGCCGAGGTTTGGGTGGCAACAGGCTGCTCGGAGCACAGGGACCCGGCTGGCCCTGCAGGAACAGGAGGGGTGGGAAGCAAATGCCACGTGTCTCCTGGCATCTCCGGTCCTGGGGACCCTCcaggctcagccctgcagcccctgagCAGCCCATCCAAGTCCATCCAAGCCCATCCCATGGATGGAGCAGGAGAGGCTCGGAGGTTCCCCCTAGCAGCCAGCAAGATCCTGCCTTTCTCAAGGCATAAAATGAGCTGCCCCatggtgggagaaggaggagatgtTGCTCTGAATGCCTCCAGCACgcaagaaggcagcagcaagacGTCATACAGAGGTTCTTTGGCTGCACATCCCCAGGGAGAAGCCATGGGtcctggagctggagaagcagctctCCCCTCCACCAGTGCATGCATCAGAAGGCCCGGTGCTGTCCCCCAACATCCCAGTGATGGGAACCCCCAAGTTGGAGCTGGGCAAAGCAAACAGGGGACCTCATTCCCTCCTGGAGGCTCTGCATGGAGGGAGGATGGCGCACCAGCCCCGGCCTGCCCAGTGCCACATCCTGGAGCTTCCCCAAGCAGGGATCCAGCCCCATGGGGAAGTGGACAGTCCCAGGCTGAGCACCCCAAGGAGCCTTTCTCAAGGCCAAGCCATGTCACAGCATCGCCGGGCCGGGGTGGCACAGAGGATGCCGGGGTtgggaggaaggcagcagaggggCTCTGCAAAGGGCAGTTGTCCCCTCGCTGCTCCATGACTCCGTGCAGCAAGGAGATTTATGAAGGCACGTACCAGAGACTGGATAGCCTGGAAGAAACCATCCGTGAGCTGGAAATAACCATCAGTGAGATCAGCAGCCACCCCGCGGTTGAATTTGTATTCCCTAAAGAACTGCTCAGACCAGCGGGATCCAAGGATGCTGGTGAGGAGACCAAGGAAGGTCTGGGGGATCTCAAACACAGTAGCTGTGATGATGGGACTATCCTGGACCTCAGTCAGGCCAGAGATGATGCTCCTGGGAGCCTGTCTCCAAGCAAGACCAAGCCACATCTGCTACCCAAGCCACag AGCGGTGGCGTCTCCATCCCAGCCATGAAGGTGGTGAACCCGGCGTCGCGGCTGAAGCAGAGCCAGCAGGGCAGCCCCGACAAAAGCAAGCACATAAAGCAGCGCATGGAGTACATGCGGAtccagggccagcagcag gCCGCTAGACCATCTAAAGAGGCTAGTGAGACTTCCCCCACGGTCTCAGAAAAACCCGCATCTGGCAGAACATCCATCCCCGTATTGACTTCCTTTGGGGCAAGGAACTCCTCCATCTCATTCTGA
- the SRCIN1 gene encoding SRC kinase signaling inhibitor 1 isoform X3, which produces MLPRWAKHPFGASPRAVPRLREQERPAEPGDYRLTPLLVDPERTSTHMISADDAEYPREYRTLGNGTRRFSNVGLVHTSERRHTVIAAQSLEALTGLQKSEMERKRDAFMDHLKNKYPQHALALRGQQERMRDQQPNYWSFKTRSSRHSQSSQPGLADQAKLSFASAESLETMSEAELPLGFNRMNRFRQSLPLSRSTSQTKLRSPGVLFLQFGDETRRVHITHEISSMDTLHALIVHMFPQKLTMGMLKSPNTAILIKDESRNVFYELEDVRDIQDRSIIKIYRKEPLYASFPASHITNGDLRREMVYTSRESSPTRRLNNMSPASHLTSGSPPPVLQSSSPSRSRMSYSGGRPPSYAGSPVHHSERLSNLPPAQGVSPSPSAILERRDVKPDEDLAGKNVVLMKNEGLYADPYGMVHEGRLSITSTQSLAGMGDPFGYSGGLYKRGSVRSLSTYSAAALQTELEDNLYKPNAPMYGDTYGPGLGFRMPPSSPQKMADGRLVDVQPGQSPHSPYSGPPSRSSPVRQSFRKDSCSSVFMESPVNKPRNPSSSGPPELFPGPGDRPLSGFGSPGPAKDTETRERMEAMEKQIASLTGLVQSALLRGSEAETPSEKTEATNGGTPPSASTSRSSMGTPVPAPPPPSATSTPAGQPTAITRLHMQLHLHDLQQNASDLRNQLQQLKKLQLQNQEMVKTMLRRTETEISVRVTDTMRKHEDPLQRQRSLVEEERLRYLNEEELITQQLNDLEKCVEKIQKDLAHNHRLIPVQELEEKAVVLKQLGETLTDLKAQFPSLQSKMRVVLRVEVEAVKFLKEEPNRLDGLLKRCKTVTDTLAQIRRQVDEGVWTSPSNLSQSPKKVAPETDFSKGLDLEMPTSPPVSLHHLTAATETLGMPSFGHSPPQTQTHPSKSNNPSRAPEMVPAKTQTGPETPSKKSADKAVSVEAAERDWEEKRAALTQYSAKDINRLLEETQAELMKAIPDLEFAAKHKQATGSGSTASTPEHKPSKPQHTPKSGGKGDPNGRRGSDELTVPRYRTEKPSKSPPPPPPRRSFPSSHGLTTTRSGEVIVTSKKEPGFIKKAESEELETQKPQVKLRRTVSEVVRPASTPPIIASAIKDDDDEDRIIAELEVFQRSSASPFLPKLRYDAAVSPGHADLWPNGASIEGWKEPGSRAFSLPQIVLTQCVSEPPSPEAEAEVWVATGCSEHRDPAGPAGTGGVGSKCHVSPGISGPGDPPGSALQPLSSPSKSIQAHPMDGAGEARRFPLAASKILPFSRHKMSCPMVGEGGDVALNASSTQEGSSKTSYRGSLAAHPQGEAMGPGAGEAALPSTSACIRRPGAVPQHPSDGNPQVGAGQSKQGTSFPPGGSAWREDGAPAPACPVPHPGASPSRDPAPWGSGQSQAEHPKEPFSRPSHVTASPGRGGTEDAGVGRKAAEGLCKGQLSPRCSMTPCSKEIYEGTYQRLDSLEETIRELEITISEISSHPAVEFVFPKELLRPAGSKDAGEETKEGLGDLKHSSCDDGTILDLSQARDDAPGSLSPSKTKPHLLPKPQSGGVSIPAMKVVNPASRLKQSQQGSPDKSKHIKQRMEYMRIQGQQQAARPSKEASETSPTVSEKPASGRTSIPVLTSFGARNSSISF; this is translated from the exons ACAAGGAGCTCCCGGCACTCCCAGagctcccagcctggcttgGCCGATCAAGCCAAACTCTCCTTCGCCTCGGCCGAATCCCTGGAAACCATGTCGGAAGCGGAGCTGCCCCTGGGGTTCAACAGGATGAACCGGTTCCGGCAGAGCTTGCCCTTGTCCCGCTCCACCAGCCAGACAAAGCTGCGATCACCAG gggtccttttcctgcagtttggGGACGAGACGAGGCGCGTCCACATCACCCACGAGATCAGCAGCATGGACACCCTGCACGCCCTCATTGTCCACATGTTCCCCCAGAAGCTCACCATGGGGATGCTGAAGTCTCCCAACACAGCCATCCTCATCAAGGACGAGTCGCGCAACGTCTTCTACGAGCTGGAGGATGTCCG TGACATCCAGGACAGAAGTATCATTAAGATCTATCGGAAAGAGCCTCTCTATGCTTCGTTCCCAGCCTCACACATCACCAACGGTGACTTGAGG CGGGAGATGGTGTACACCTCCAGGGAATCATCTCCCACCCGCCGGCTCAACAACATGTCCCCGGCTTCCCACCTCACCTCGGGCTCCCCTCCGCCGGTGCTCCAGTCCTCCTCTCCATCCCGCTCCCGCATGTCCTACAGCGGCGGCCGCCCGCCCTCCTACGCCGGCAGCCCCGTCCATCACAGCGAGCGTCTCTCCAACCTGCCACCGGCCCAGGGCGTCTCACCCAGCCCCAGCGCCATCCTGGAGCGCCGGGATGTGAAACCGGACGAGGACTTAGCCGGGAAGAATGTGGTGCTGATGAAGAACGAAGGGCTGTACGCTGATCCCTACGGCATGGTGCACGAGGGCCGGCTCAGCATCACCTCCACGCAGTCGTTGGCTGGCATGGGAGACCCTTTTGGCTACTCAGGGGGGCTGTACAAGCGCGGCTCCGTCCGTTCCCTCAGCACCTACTCAGCGGCCGCCCTGCAGACGGAGCTGGAGGACAACCTCTACAAGCCCAATGCACCCATGTACGGCGACACGTACGGACCCGGCCTGGGTTTCCGTATGCCCCCGTCCTCCCCGCAGAAGATGGCTGATGGGCGGCTGGTGGATGTGCAGCCGGGGCAGAGCCCGCACAGCCCCTACTCGGGACCCCCCAGCCGCTCCTCGCCTGTCCGTCAGTCCTTCCGCAAGGATTCCTGCTCCTCTGTCTTCATGGAGAGCCCTGTCAACAAGCCACGTAACCCCAGCTCCTCCGGCCCTCCGGAGCTGTTTCCTGGCCCTGGGGATCGCCCGCTTTCAGGGTTTGGCTCCCCTGGACCAGCTAAAGACACGGAAACAAG ggagcgGATGGAAGCGATGGAGAAGCAGATCGCCAGCCTGACAGGGCTGGTGCAGAGCGCGCTGCTCCGCGGCTCCGAGGCTGAGACCCCCAG TGAGAAGACAGAAGCCACCAATGGCGGGACCCCCCCATCAGCGT CGACCAGCCGCAGCAGCATGGGGACACCGGTGCCCGCACCACCGCCACCCTCCGCCACCAGCACACCCGCGGGGCAGCCCACTGCCATCACCCGCTTGCACATGCAGCTGCACCTCCACGACCTGCAGCAGAACGCCAGCGACCTCCGcaaccagctgcagcagctcaagAAGCTGCAG ctgcagaaccaGGAGATGGTGAAGACGATGCTGCGGCGGACGGAGACGGAGATCAGCGTGCGGGTGACGGACACCATGCGCAAGCACGAGGACCCGCTGCAGCGCCAGCGCAGCTTGGTGGAAGAGGAACGGCTCCGCTACCTCAACGAGGAGGAGCTCATCACCCAGCAGCTCAA TGACCTGGAGAAGTGTGTGGAGAAGATCCAGAAGGATTTGGCCCACAACCACCGGCTCATCCctgtgcaggagctggaggagaaggcagTGGTGCTCAAGCAGCTGGGGGAGACGCTGACAGACCTGAAGG CCCAGTTCCCCAGCCTGCAGAGCAAGATGCGGGTGGTGCTGCGGGTGGAGGTGGAAGCTGTCAAGTTCCTCAAGGAGGAGCCGAACCGCCTCGATGGGCTGCTCAAGCGCTGCAAGACGGTGACGGACACCCTCGCCCAGATCCGTAG GCAAGTGGATGAGGGCGTGTGGACGTCCCCCAGCAACCTCAGCCAGTCCCCTAAGAAGGTGGCCCCCGAGACAGACTTCAGCAAAGGGCTGGATTTGGAGATGCCCACGAGCCCCCCGGTGAGCCTCCACCATCTGACAGCGGCCACCGAGACCCTGGGCATGCCCAGCTTCGGGCAcagccccccccaaacccaaacccatcccTCCAAGAGTAACAACCCTTCCCGAGCTCCGGAGATGGTGCCAGCCAAGACCCAGACGGGCCCCGAGACCCCCAGCAAGAAAAGTGCTGACAAAGCTGTATCCGTGGAG GCTGCCGAGCGGGACTGGGAGGAGAAGCGGGCAGCGCTGACCCAGTACAGCGCCAAGGACATCAACCGCCTCCTGGAGGAGACCCAAGCCGAGCTGATGAAGGCTATTCCCGACCTGGAATTCGCTGCCAAGCACAAGCAAGCCACAGGCAGCGGCAGCACCGCATCCACCCCCGAGCACAAACCCTCCAAGCCGCAGCATACACCGAAATCGGGGGGCAAAGGAGACCCCAACGGCCGCAGGGGCTCAG ACGAACTGACGGTGCCGCGGTACCGGACCGAGAAACCTTCCAAATCGCCACCGCCTCCCCCTCCACGCCGGAGCTTCCCCTCGTCCCACGGGCTGACCACAACCCGCAGCGGCGAAGTCATCGTCACCAGCAAGAAAGAGCCCGGGTTTATAAAG AAGGCCGAATCAGAGGAGCTGGAAACCCAGAAGCCGCAGGTGAAGCTGAGACGGACGGTGTCGGAGGTGGTGAGACCTGCGTCCACCCCTCCCATCATCGCCTCTGCCATCAAAGACGACGACGACGAGGACCGCATCATTGCGGAGCTGGAG GTCTTTCAGAGAAGCTCtgcctcccctttcctccccaagCTCCGTTACGATGCTGCCGTCTCCCCTGGGCACGCAGACTTGTGGCCCAACGGAGCCTCCATTGAAGGATGGAAG GAGCCGGGGAGCAGGGCCTTCTCGCTCCCACAGATCGTGCTCACCCAATGCGTGTCTGAACCACCGTCCCCCGAAGCCGAAGCCGAGGTTTGGGTGGCAACAGGCTGCTCGGAGCACAGGGACCCGGCTGGCCCTGCAGGAACAGGAGGGGTGGGAAGCAAATGCCACGTGTCTCCTGGCATCTCCGGTCCTGGGGACCCTCcaggctcagccctgcagcccctgagCAGCCCATCCAAGTCCATCCAAGCCCATCCCATGGATGGAGCAGGAGAGGCTCGGAGGTTCCCCCTAGCAGCCAGCAAGATCCTGCCTTTCTCAAGGCATAAAATGAGCTGCCCCatggtgggagaaggaggagatgtTGCTCTGAATGCCTCCAGCACgcaagaaggcagcagcaagacGTCATACAGAGGTTCTTTGGCTGCACATCCCCAGGGAGAAGCCATGGGtcctggagctggagaagcagctctCCCCTCCACCAGTGCATGCATCAGAAGGCCCGGTGCTGTCCCCCAACATCCCAGTGATGGGAACCCCCAAGTTGGAGCTGGGCAAAGCAAACAGGGGACCTCATTCCCTCCTGGAGGCTCTGCATGGAGGGAGGATGGCGCACCAGCCCCGGCCTGCCCAGTGCCACATCCTGGAGCTTCCCCAAGCAGGGATCCAGCCCCATGGGGAAGTGGACAGTCCCAGGCTGAGCACCCCAAGGAGCCTTTCTCAAGGCCAAGCCATGTCACAGCATCGCCGGGCCGGGGTGGCACAGAGGATGCCGGGGTtgggaggaaggcagcagaggggCTCTGCAAAGGGCAGTTGTCCCCTCGCTGCTCCATGACTCCGTGCAGCAAGGAGATTTATGAAGGCACGTACCAGAGACTGGATAGCCTGGAAGAAACCATCCGTGAGCTGGAAATAACCATCAGTGAGATCAGCAGCCACCCCGCGGTTGAATTTGTATTCCCTAAAGAACTGCTCAGACCAGCGGGATCCAAGGATGCTGGTGAGGAGACCAAGGAAGGTCTGGGGGATCTCAAACACAGTAGCTGTGATGATGGGACTATCCTGGACCTCAGTCAGGCCAGAGATGATGCTCCTGGGAGCCTGTCTCCAAGCAAGACCAAGCCACATCTGCTACCCAAGCCACag AGCGGTGGCGTCTCCATCCCAGCCATGAAGGTGGTGAACCCGGCGTCGCGGCTGAAGCAGAGCCAGCAGGGCAGCCCCGACAAAAGCAAGCACATAAAGCAGCGCATGGAGTACATGCGGAtccagggccagcagcag gCCGCTAGACCATCTAAAGAGGCTAGTGAGACTTCCCCCACGGTCTCAGAAAAACCCGCATCTGGCAGAACATCCATCCCCGTATTGACTTCCTTTGGGGCAAGGAACTCCTCCATCTCATTCTGA